The following coding sequences lie in one Sphingomonas sp. M1-B02 genomic window:
- a CDS encoding AtzE family amidohydrolase → MIADIAQDVRTGRRSAVEIVRESLAHIARDNPTLNAATLVLTDSAVAQAEAVDAKVARGEDPGPLAGVPFGVKDLFDVQGLPTTAGAAMRRDAPPATRDAEAVTRLKAAGSILVATLNMDEFAYGFATINAAYGTTRNPHGSNRLAGGSSGGSAAAVAAGMLPLTLGSDTNGSIRVPAALCGIYGLKPSHGALPMGGVFPFVDSFDDIGPFATSVADLRLSWEVLGGSAVRSRAPIRIAHLGGWFSDDVDAELLDAIDAIGTHLGGIRTVELPEVARARSAAFLMTAVEGGTRHLPELRRRALAFDPATRDRLIAGALLPASAYLAAERFRAWFRAQAARLFEQHDVLIAPATGEVAPPIDDPMIHVAGARLPARAHLGRFAQPLSFIGLPVIAAPLRRPGKLPLGLQLVGKPGGEAPLFDLAATLEADGLIGFTPPTC, encoded by the coding sequence ATGATTGCCGATATCGCCCAAGACGTCCGCACCGGCCGCCGCTCGGCCGTCGAAATCGTCCGCGAATCGCTGGCCCACATCGCGCGCGACAATCCGACCCTCAACGCCGCAACGCTGGTCCTGACCGACTCCGCCGTGGCGCAGGCCGAAGCGGTGGACGCAAAGGTCGCCCGCGGCGAAGACCCCGGCCCTCTCGCCGGCGTGCCCTTCGGGGTGAAGGACCTGTTCGACGTCCAGGGCCTGCCCACCACAGCTGGTGCCGCGATGCGCCGCGATGCCCCGCCCGCCACGCGCGATGCCGAAGCCGTGACCCGGCTCAAGGCGGCGGGTTCCATCCTCGTCGCGACGCTCAACATGGACGAGTTCGCTTATGGCTTCGCCACGATCAACGCCGCCTACGGCACCACCCGCAACCCGCACGGCTCGAATCGGCTAGCCGGCGGATCCTCGGGCGGCTCGGCAGCGGCGGTGGCGGCGGGGATGCTTCCCCTGACGCTCGGCAGCGACACCAACGGCTCGATCCGGGTCCCTGCGGCCCTCTGTGGGATATACGGCCTCAAGCCGAGCCATGGCGCGTTGCCGATGGGAGGGGTCTTCCCCTTCGTCGACAGTTTCGACGATATCGGCCCCTTTGCGACATCGGTCGCCGATCTCCGGCTGAGCTGGGAGGTGCTTGGCGGAAGCGCGGTCCGCAGCCGAGCGCCCATCCGCATCGCCCATCTCGGCGGCTGGTTCTCGGACGATGTCGACGCCGAATTGCTCGACGCGATCGATGCAATCGGCACGCACCTGGGCGGCATTCGCACGGTCGAGCTCCCCGAAGTCGCCCGCGCCCGCTCGGCCGCCTTCCTGATGACAGCAGTGGAGGGCGGCACCCGCCATCTCCCCGAACTGCGCCGCCGCGCGCTCGCGTTCGATCCCGCCACCCGCGACCGGCTGATCGCCGGCGCCCTGCTTCCGGCCTCGGCCTACCTCGCCGCCGAACGCTTCCGCGCCTGGTTCCGCGCCCAGGCAGCCCGGCTGTTCGAACAGCATGACGTGCTGATCGCGCCCGCGACAGGCGAAGTCGCCCCGCCTATCGACGACCCGATGATCCACGTCGCAGGCGCCCGCCTGCCCGCGCGCGCACATCTCGGCCGGTTCGCCCAGCCGCTGAGCTTCATCGGCCTCCCCGTGATCGCAGCACCGCTGCGCCGCCCGGGCAAGCTCCCGCTCGGCCTCCAGCTCGTCGGCAAGCCCGGTGGCGAAGCGCCGCTGTTCGACCTCGCAGCGACCCTTGAGGCCGATGGATTGATCGGCTTCACCCCGCCGACCTGCTAG
- a CDS encoding efflux transporter outer membrane subunit: protein MKRAIATLAGLALSGCMVGPDYASPAARQPAQTPFVGANDPAFVPAPPPAEWWKLFNAPILDRLVADAVAANTDLRVAAANLRQARAVLRESRNARLPTTNLSASGNYGQQSGAGFGQSGPLYRGETYDAGLDVGYQIDLFGRIARAIEASRADVDAVAATYDLTRITVVAETIRAYAEACSTGNQLNVARESLRVQEETFDLTRRLFEGGRGTALDTSRASALLEQTRADIPTLEATRRAALFRLAVLTGRPPAEFPAEVAACTTPPTTTSPIPVGEGTTLLARRPDVRAAERRLAAATARIGVATADLYPSISLGGSIGSTATSIGDLFSNSGFRFGLGPLISWTFPNTGLARARIAQAEAATEAALAQFDGAWLGALQETETALTRYTAEGSRVATLLRARDASAEAARIARLRYQAGAETFQIVLDAERSLAASEALLAQSRAQFSDLTITLFLALGGGWEAQAPPAN from the coding sequence ATGAAGCGCGCTATCGCCACTCTTGCCGGACTAGCCCTTTCCGGCTGCATGGTCGGCCCGGACTATGCCTCGCCCGCCGCGCGTCAGCCCGCGCAGACGCCCTTCGTCGGCGCGAACGACCCCGCCTTCGTCCCCGCCCCGCCGCCGGCCGAGTGGTGGAAGCTGTTCAATGCGCCGATCCTCGATCGGTTGGTTGCGGACGCGGTCGCGGCGAACACCGATCTGCGCGTCGCCGCGGCGAATCTGCGCCAGGCGCGAGCGGTTCTGCGCGAATCGCGCAACGCCCGCCTTCCCACCACAAACCTTTCGGCGAGCGGCAATTACGGCCAGCAGTCGGGCGCCGGCTTCGGCCAAAGCGGCCCGCTGTACCGCGGTGAAACCTATGACGCCGGGCTCGACGTGGGCTATCAGATCGACCTGTTCGGCCGCATCGCCCGCGCCATCGAGGCGAGCCGTGCCGACGTCGATGCGGTGGCGGCAACCTATGACCTCACCCGCATCACGGTGGTCGCCGAGACGATCCGCGCCTATGCAGAGGCCTGCAGCACCGGCAACCAGTTGAACGTCGCGCGCGAAAGCCTGCGCGTTCAGGAAGAGACGTTCGATCTCACCCGCCGCCTGTTCGAAGGCGGTCGCGGCACAGCGCTCGACACCAGCCGCGCCTCGGCCCTGCTCGAACAGACCCGCGCCGACATTCCGACGCTCGAGGCCACCCGCCGCGCCGCCCTCTTCCGCCTGGCAGTGCTCACCGGACGCCCGCCCGCGGAATTCCCGGCCGAAGTCGCCGCCTGCACCACGCCCCCCACCACGACGTCGCCGATCCCGGTCGGCGAAGGCACGACTCTGCTCGCGCGCCGCCCCGACGTGCGCGCCGCCGAACGGCGCCTTGCCGCCGCCACCGCGCGGATCGGCGTGGCCACCGCCGATCTCTATCCCAGCATCAGCCTCGGCGGATCGATCGGCTCCACCGCGACTTCGATCGGCGATCTCTTCTCCAATTCGGGCTTCCGCTTCGGGCTTGGGCCGCTGATCTCCTGGACTTTCCCCAACACAGGCCTCGCCCGCGCGCGCATCGCGCAGGCCGAAGCAGCGACCGAGGCCGCGCTGGCCCAGTTCGACGGCGCCTGGCTCGGCGCGCTGCAGGAGACCGAAACCGCGCTGACGCGCTACACTGCCGAGGGCAGCCGAGTCGCCACGCTGCTGCGTGCCCGCGACGCCAGCGCCGAGGCCGCCCGCATCGCCCGACTGCGTTATCAGGCAGGTGCCGAAACCTTCCAGATCGTGCTCGATGCGGAACGCTCGCTCGCGGCATCGGAAGCGTTGCTCGCCCAGTCGCGCGCGCAGTTTTCGGACCTGACGATCACCTTGTTCCTCGCGCTGGGCGGCGGCTGGGAAGCACAAGCGCCGCCCGCAAACTGA
- a CDS encoding efflux RND transporter permease subunit produces the protein MNISSFFIERPIFAGVIAVFITLIGAFAYPLLPLSQYPEIAPPTIAITAAYPGASAETIAETVAAPLEQEINGVENMLYMSSSSSQSAAQITVTFAPGTDLDAAQVLVQNRVALAEPRLPEEVRQVGVTVNKQESGFLLIVALTSADGSLDTDYIGNYANTSVRDRLLRLEGVGSVMVFGGGNYAMRVWIDPDRAAARNLTASEIVAALRTQNVQVAGGALGQTPSGTANPSFEVPVDVQGRLTSVEQFSDITIKSDPASGSITRLRDVARVELGSQDYAIRGAFDGKPGIALAIVQQPGANSLTAAQGVLDEMKLIERELPAGIQYSIPYNPTEYVGASVEAVQHTLLEAVVLVVLVVLIFLQTWRAAVIPIIAIPIALVGTFAVQLALGYSINSLSLFALVLAVGIVVDDAIVVVEAVEKHISEGLSPREAAHRTMKEVSGALIAIGLVLVSVFVPTALVPGIPGIFYQQFAVAIAAASVISLIVSLTLSPAMAALLLKPHQEKSVDDGPRFLRPVRVGADKFNRGFEWLSDRYGRFTARVIRMGLIMMILYAVLLALTGWRLTATPTGFIPEQDQGFLIGVVQLPPGASLDRTSEVMNRAWDIASKTKSVVGGASFAGLDGSSFSQASNAGVMFLKLSDWSDRGKEATATALAGQLTGAIGGAIEGANIFMISPPAVQGLGNGSGFVMMLQDRSANAGYRGLEGVTGAMMGAAMQEAKVTQVFSLFNTGTPRIRAEVDRDRAQLLGVEPNAVFAAVSTYIGSTYVNDFNLFGRTFRVTAQAEPAARDDLADLGRLQVRSSSGQMVPLASVATFVRDTAPSRVVRYNLLPAVELQGAAAPGVSSGDALAAMEQLAAKTLPQGYSYEWTGLAYQQKQAGSSSALIFVLAVVFVFLVLAAQYEALTLPLAVILIVPMCILAALIGVNLRGMDNNILTQVGLVVLIALAAKNAILIVEFAKQGEEQGMNRFDAAVHAARSRLRPILMTSFAFIFGVIPLAIASGPGQEMRQSLGTAVSFGMLGVTVFGLIFTPIFYVLMRGIGAKKREREHPPETAHPPETAHPIVVGDA, from the coding sequence ATGAACATCTCCAGCTTCTTCATCGAGCGTCCGATTTTCGCGGGCGTGATCGCGGTCTTCATCACGCTGATTGGCGCCTTCGCCTATCCGCTGCTGCCGCTGTCGCAATATCCGGAAATCGCCCCGCCGACGATCGCTATCACCGCCGCCTATCCGGGCGCGTCGGCCGAGACGATCGCCGAGACGGTCGCCGCACCGCTGGAGCAGGAAATCAACGGCGTCGAGAACATGCTCTATATGAGCTCGTCCTCGAGCCAGAGCGCCGCGCAGATCACCGTCACCTTCGCACCCGGCACCGATCTCGACGCCGCGCAGGTGCTCGTCCAGAACCGAGTCGCGCTGGCCGAGCCGCGCCTGCCCGAAGAGGTTCGTCAGGTCGGCGTTACCGTCAACAAGCAGGAATCCGGCTTCCTTCTCATCGTCGCGCTCACCTCGGCGGACGGCAGCCTCGATACCGATTATATCGGCAATTACGCCAACACCTCGGTTCGCGATCGACTGCTTCGCCTCGAAGGCGTCGGTAGCGTCATGGTCTTCGGCGGCGGCAATTATGCGATGCGCGTGTGGATCGATCCCGATCGCGCCGCCGCGCGCAACCTCACGGCCAGCGAGATCGTCGCCGCGCTGCGCACGCAGAACGTCCAGGTCGCCGGCGGCGCGCTGGGACAGACCCCTTCGGGCACCGCAAATCCTTCGTTCGAGGTGCCGGTCGACGTGCAGGGGCGGCTCACCAGCGTCGAGCAATTCTCCGACATCACGATCAAGAGCGATCCGGCAAGCGGCTCGATCACCCGGCTTCGCGACGTCGCCCGAGTCGAGCTGGGCAGCCAGGACTATGCCATTCGCGGCGCCTTCGACGGCAAGCCGGGCATCGCCCTCGCGATCGTCCAACAGCCCGGCGCCAACTCGCTGACCGCCGCGCAAGGCGTGCTCGACGAGATGAAGCTGATTGAGCGCGAGCTGCCGGCCGGCATCCAATATTCGATCCCCTACAATCCCACCGAATATGTCGGCGCCTCGGTCGAGGCGGTGCAGCACACCTTGCTCGAAGCGGTCGTGCTCGTCGTCCTTGTCGTGCTGATCTTCCTCCAGACCTGGCGCGCGGCGGTAATCCCGATCATCGCGATTCCGATCGCGCTGGTCGGCACCTTCGCGGTGCAGCTGGCGCTCGGCTACTCGATCAATTCGCTCTCGCTCTTCGCGCTCGTCCTCGCGGTTGGCATCGTCGTCGACGACGCGATCGTCGTGGTCGAGGCGGTCGAGAAGCATATCAGCGAGGGCCTCTCGCCGCGCGAGGCTGCGCACCGGACGATGAAGGAAGTCTCCGGCGCGCTGATTGCGATCGGGCTGGTGCTTGTATCGGTGTTCGTTCCGACGGCCCTGGTACCCGGCATTCCGGGCATCTTCTACCAGCAGTTCGCCGTCGCGATCGCCGCTGCCTCGGTCATCTCGCTGATCGTATCTCTGACGCTGTCGCCCGCGATGGCCGCCCTGCTGCTCAAGCCGCACCAGGAAAAGAGCGTCGATGACGGCCCCCGCTTCCTCCGTCCGGTCCGGGTCGGCGCGGACAAGTTCAACCGCGGGTTCGAATGGCTGTCGGATCGCTATGGCCGCTTCACGGCGCGGGTGATCCGCATGGGGCTGATCATGATGATCCTCTATGCGGTGCTGCTCGCGCTCACCGGCTGGCGGCTCACCGCGACGCCCACCGGCTTCATTCCCGAGCAGGATCAGGGCTTCCTGATCGGCGTCGTCCAGCTTCCGCCGGGTGCCTCGCTCGATCGCACCAGCGAAGTGATGAACCGCGCCTGGGACATCGCCAGCAAGACCAAGAGCGTGGTTGGCGGCGCCTCGTTTGCGGGGCTCGACGGCTCCAGCTTCTCGCAGGCCTCCAATGCCGGTGTGATGTTCCTCAAGCTTTCGGACTGGTCCGATCGCGGCAAGGAGGCCACTGCAACTGCGCTTGCCGGGCAACTCACCGGCGCGATCGGCGGCGCGATCGAAGGCGCGAACATCTTCATGATCTCCCCGCCCGCGGTCCAGGGCCTGGGCAACGGCTCGGGCTTCGTGATGATGCTGCAGGATCGCTCGGCGAATGCCGGCTATCGCGGCCTCGAAGGCGTCACCGGCGCCATGATGGGCGCGGCGATGCAGGAGGCCAAGGTCACCCAGGTCTTTTCGCTGTTCAACACCGGCACTCCGCGGATCCGGGCGGAAGTCGATCGTGATCGCGCGCAATTGCTCGGCGTTGAGCCAAACGCGGTGTTCGCGGCGGTGAGCACTTATATCGGCTCGACCTATGTCAACGACTTCAACCTGTTCGGCCGCACCTTCCGGGTGACCGCGCAGGCCGAGCCGGCAGCACGCGACGATCTTGCGGATCTCGGACGGCTCCAGGTTCGCTCGAGCAGCGGCCAGATGGTGCCGCTCGCCTCGGTCGCCACCTTCGTTCGGGACACCGCGCCCTCGCGCGTGGTCCGCTACAACCTGCTTCCCGCGGTCGAGCTTCAGGGTGCAGCCGCCCCGGGCGTGTCTTCGGGCGATGCGCTGGCCGCAATGGAGCAACTCGCGGCCAAGACGCTGCCGCAGGGCTATAGCTACGAATGGACCGGGCTCGCTTATCAGCAGAAGCAGGCGGGCAGCAGCTCGGCGCTGATTTTCGTGCTGGCGGTCGTGTTCGTGTTCCTGGTGCTCGCTGCGCAATATGAGGCGCTAACGCTGCCGCTCGCGGTGATCCTGATCGTGCCGATGTGCATTCTTGCGGCGCTGATCGGCGTCAATCTGCGAGGGATGGACAATAATATCCTCACCCAGGTCGGCCTCGTCGTGCTGATCGCGCTTGCCGCCAAGAATGCGATCCTGATCGTCGAGTTCGCCAAGCAGGGTGAGGAGCAGGGCATGAACCGCTTCGATGCGGCCGTGCATGCCGCACGATCGCGCCTGCGCCCGATCCTGATGACCAGCTTCGCCTTCATCTTCGGCGTGATCCCGCTGGCCATTGCCTCGGGACCTGGACAGGAAATGCGGCAGTCGCTCGGCACCGCGGTCAGCTTCGGCATGCTCGGCGTGACGGTGTTCGGGCTGATCTTCACGCCTATCTTCTATGTGCTGATGCGCGGCATCGGCGCGAAGAAGCGCGAGCGCGAGCATCCCCCCGAAACCGCACACCCGCCAGAAACCGCACACCCGATCGTGGTGGGAGACGCATGA
- a CDS encoding efflux RND transporter periplasmic adaptor subunit, which produces MPLALSGCGGQAESPPPQGNPPVTVATPLVQNVVDWDEFVGRFEAIQSVEVRPRASGYLLGIHFRDGQMVKKGQLLFTVDPRPAEAAVAQAVAQAAQAQATLANARTELARSQTLAASRAASTEEVEARQAALRSGQAQVAAAQANVRARRLDLGFTRVTAPISGRISERRVDVGNSVAADQTVLTTIVSVSPLHFSFNGSEALLLKYQRQGEGTQIGTPVRIKLADEQAYSHDGTLDFIDNVIDAGAGTIRARAVVPNASGFLKPGMFGNLRLEASNPYPALLVPDTAIIADAARQVVYVVDKSGTVVARPVQTGPLLGNLRVVRSGITREDRVIINGIQRARPGQKVTPQNGKITAAPAAPAGPPTSAAAPASTARPAGN; this is translated from the coding sequence GTGCCACTCGCACTCTCGGGTTGCGGTGGACAGGCCGAATCACCTCCGCCCCAGGGCAATCCACCGGTCACGGTTGCGACCCCGCTCGTCCAGAATGTCGTCGATTGGGACGAATTCGTCGGGCGCTTCGAGGCGATCCAGAGCGTCGAAGTTCGCCCGCGCGCCTCCGGCTATCTGCTCGGCATCCATTTTCGCGACGGCCAGATGGTGAAGAAGGGCCAGCTTCTCTTCACCGTCGACCCGCGTCCCGCAGAAGCCGCGGTCGCCCAGGCAGTCGCCCAGGCTGCGCAGGCGCAGGCCACGCTCGCCAACGCCCGCACCGAACTCGCCCGTTCGCAGACGCTTGCCGCGTCGCGCGCCGCCAGCACCGAGGAAGTCGAAGCGCGCCAGGCCGCGCTGCGCTCGGGCCAGGCCCAGGTCGCCGCCGCGCAGGCCAACGTCCGTGCCCGCCGGCTCGATCTCGGCTTCACCCGCGTGACCGCGCCGATCAGCGGCCGCATCTCGGAACGGCGCGTCGACGTCGGCAATTCGGTCGCCGCCGATCAGACCGTACTGACGACGATCGTCTCGGTCAGCCCGCTCCACTTCAGCTTCAACGGCTCGGAAGCGCTGCTGCTCAAATATCAGCGGCAGGGCGAAGGCACCCAGATCGGCACGCCGGTTCGGATCAAGCTGGCCGACGAGCAAGCCTATTCGCACGACGGAACGCTCGATTTCATCGACAATGTCATCGATGCCGGCGCCGGCACGATCCGCGCCCGCGCGGTCGTCCCCAATGCCAGTGGCTTCCTGAAACCCGGCATGTTCGGCAATCTGCGGCTCGAGGCTTCGAACCCCTACCCCGCCCTGCTCGTGCCCGACACCGCGATCATCGCCGATGCCGCGCGCCAGGTCGTCTATGTCGTCGACAAGAGCGGAACCGTGGTCGCACGGCCGGTGCAGACCGGCCCGCTGCTCGGTAATCTGCGCGTCGTACGCAGCGGCATCACTCGCGAGGACCGCGTCATCATCAACGGCATCCAGCGCGCTCGCCCGGGTCAGAAGGTGACGCCCCAGAACGGCAAGATCACCGCTGCGCCCGCGGCGCCCGCGGGTCCGCCGACCAGTGCGGCGGCGCCCGCCTCGACCGCACGCCCGGCCGGCAACTGA
- a CDS encoding TetR/AcrR family transcriptional regulator, whose protein sequence is MPPPMPDSPRLRNAAATRQAMLIAARRHFARESYENVGLREIAGDAGVDPSLVSRYFGGKEQLFREALRGDKKPMLEGVDRVGLADHLASMLLEDIGADGEDPSAHVDRLLILLRSSSSPMASEIVREAIHEDVLEPMANLLEGEDAEMRASLSLAVLMGSGILRSAMGVDPMCHGNNAKLRERLIALFSVALGGAVLPPG, encoded by the coding sequence ATGCCGCCACCGATGCCCGACAGTCCAAGACTCCGAAACGCCGCCGCCACGCGCCAGGCGATGCTGATCGCGGCACGCCGGCATTTCGCGCGGGAAAGCTATGAAAATGTCGGCCTGCGCGAGATTGCGGGCGATGCGGGCGTCGATCCGTCGCTGGTCAGCCGATATTTCGGCGGCAAGGAGCAATTGTTTCGCGAGGCATTGCGAGGCGACAAGAAGCCGATGCTCGAGGGTGTCGATCGCGTGGGGCTGGCGGATCATCTCGCGTCGATGCTGCTCGAGGACATCGGCGCAGATGGCGAGGACCCGTCGGCCCATGTCGATCGGTTGCTGATCTTGCTGCGATCCTCTTCGTCCCCGATGGCATCCGAGATCGTCCGCGAGGCGATCCACGAAGATGTGCTCGAACCGATGGCGAATCTTCTGGAGGGCGAGGATGCCGAAATGCGTGCAAGCCTGTCGCTCGCGGTATTGATGGGCAGCGGCATCCTTCGCAGCGCGATGGGCGTGGACCCCATGTGCCACGGAAATAACGCGAAATTGCGCGAACGCCTGATCGCGCTGTTTTCTGTCGCGTTGGGCGGAGCTGTGCTGCCCCCGGGCTGA
- a CDS encoding TonB-dependent receptor plug domain-containing protein produces MRTQLAFGSLLLASSQLIAPSALAQSNSGGVPPAGSVVTPTTPQEQSAETPQEQVETSTPGAEFEGTDDIVVIGRNVPNVVRATPQVVSVLSSEDIARTGEGDIAGALGRVTGLSVVGNGFVYVRGLGDRYSSSLLNGSPLPSPEPLRRVVPLDIFPTNVIASSLVQKSYSVNYPGEFGGGVINLTTRAVPKEAFFQVGASISADTITTDNRGLVHDGGSKDWFGYDSGTRKVPDFIRDAGKNRTSVLPSGAILGLTNAETTLIFQNTFIPPNLSFDTSFGGSVDAGGVRLGLIASGGFSNSWRTRDATQQFAIDNDGGLSRDFRTVTTDNRVIVNGLLGLGAEFGEHQVRWTNVYIHDTLKQTSLGTGGAGNNFDVINGKQPFLDQGTAWFERQLFNSQLAGEFRFDDLSVDLRGSYANTKRNAPYERSIRYEYLASIFATPVDDYVSTLSTSSPATVAFSELDETLKSGQADLSYKLNLSFPVALSAGYYYSDTSRDSSRYQFQYFGPGGASLPLVLGQLRPDYLLSDDTILNGCVRFIPGYTNAGNCIELRNTTAASGAAEYSAGLRVHAGYGQIELEPFPEIRATVGVRYEDGLETVNTSGLLNTRLANSYWLPAATITWTVVPDVQLRFHGSKTIARPQFRELAPQLYTDFETTRQFFGNPLLDDSQLYNLEARAEWFFAREQRVTLAGFMKKIDNPIETVAFFPGGSTTPQVGFSYAPSALLYGAEVDALKYFDLDSIGGNFFARRRILLSANYTYSKSELRVGNELVPSPLQGAVATYVRANNLFVDGDPLVGQSDHLFNFQLGLEDRDSLSQLTFLVNYASERVTNRGPVPPSGDGIVEPNFVEHPGWRFDLVARQGIKLFGVDLELKLEGRNLTGRRYEEFQIFPNGVRRDTNTYDLGRTFTAGLSATF; encoded by the coding sequence ATGAGAACCCAGCTCGCCTTCGGAAGCCTTCTCCTCGCATCCTCGCAACTGATCGCCCCGTCGGCGCTGGCCCAGTCGAATTCGGGCGGTGTGCCGCCCGCAGGCTCGGTTGTAACTCCGACGACGCCCCAGGAGCAGTCCGCCGAAACCCCGCAGGAGCAGGTCGAGACCTCCACTCCCGGCGCCGAATTCGAAGGGACCGACGACATCGTCGTCATCGGTCGCAACGTGCCCAACGTCGTTCGCGCGACGCCGCAGGTGGTATCGGTGCTATCGTCTGAAGATATCGCCCGCACCGGCGAAGGCGACATCGCCGGCGCGCTCGGGCGGGTGACCGGCCTGTCGGTGGTCGGCAACGGTTTCGTTTATGTTCGCGGCCTGGGCGATCGCTATTCTTCCTCGCTGCTCAACGGCTCGCCGCTGCCGAGCCCCGAGCCGCTGCGCCGGGTCGTCCCGCTCGACATCTTTCCGACCAACGTCATCGCCTCGTCGCTCGTCCAGAAGAGCTATTCGGTAAACTATCCCGGCGAATTCGGCGGCGGCGTGATCAACCTCACGACCCGCGCGGTGCCGAAGGAAGCCTTCTTCCAGGTAGGCGCATCGATCTCCGCCGACACGATCACAACCGACAATCGCGGCCTTGTCCACGACGGCGGCTCGAAAGACTGGTTCGGCTACGATTCGGGCACGCGCAAGGTTCCCGATTTCATCCGCGACGCGGGCAAGAACCGCACCTCGGTGCTGCCGTCGGGCGCAATTCTCGGGCTGACCAATGCCGAGACGACGCTGATCTTCCAGAACACTTTCATCCCGCCCAATCTCAGCTTCGATACCAGCTTCGGCGGATCGGTGGACGCAGGCGGCGTGCGGCTGGGGCTCATCGCCTCGGGCGGGTTCAGCAACAGCTGGCGCACCCGCGACGCGACGCAGCAGTTCGCGATCGACAATGATGGCGGCCTCTCGCGCGATTTCCGCACCGTCACCACCGACAATCGCGTGATCGTCAACGGCCTGCTCGGCCTCGGCGCCGAATTCGGCGAGCATCAGGTGCGCTGGACCAACGTCTACATCCACGACACGCTCAAGCAGACCAGCCTGGGCACCGGCGGCGCGGGCAATAATTTCGACGTGATCAACGGCAAGCAGCCGTTCCTCGATCAGGGCACCGCCTGGTTCGAGCGGCAGCTGTTCAATTCGCAGCTCGCGGGCGAATTCCGCTTCGACGATCTGAGCGTCGACCTGCGCGGCAGCTATGCCAACACCAAGCGCAACGCGCCCTACGAACGCTCGATCCGCTACGAATATCTGGCATCGATCTTCGCGACTCCCGTCGACGATTATGTGAGCACGCTCAGCACCTCGTCGCCCGCCACGGTGGCGTTCAGCGAGCTCGACGAGACGCTCAAGTCGGGACAGGCCGATCTCAGCTACAAGCTGAACCTGTCCTTCCCGGTCGCGCTGTCGGCTGGCTATTATTACAGCGACACCAGCCGCGATTCGTCGCGCTACCAGTTCCAATATTTCGGACCGGGCGGCGCCTCGCTTCCGCTGGTGCTGGGCCAGCTTCGCCCGGACTATCTGCTCTCGGACGACACGATCCTGAACGGCTGCGTGCGCTTCATTCCAGGCTACACCAATGCCGGTAACTGCATCGAGTTGCGCAATACCACCGCCGCATCGGGCGCGGCCGAATATTCGGCGGGCCTGCGGGTCCATGCGGGATACGGCCAGATCGAGCTCGAGCCCTTCCCGGAAATCCGCGCCACCGTCGGCGTGCGCTACGAGGACGGGCTGGAGACGGTGAACACCAGCGGGCTGCTCAACACGCGGCTTGCCAACAGCTATTGGCTGCCGGCCGCCACGATCACCTGGACCGTGGTCCCCGACGTCCAGCTGCGCTTCCACGGATCGAAGACGATTGCCCGCCCGCAGTTTCGCGAGCTGGCGCCGCAGCTCTACACCGATTTCGAAACGACCCGGCAGTTCTTCGGCAATCCGCTGCTCGACGACTCGCAGCTCTATAACCTCGAGGCGCGCGCCGAGTGGTTCTTCGCCCGCGAGCAGCGCGTGACGCTGGCCGGCTTCATGAAGAAGATCGACAATCCAATCGAGACCGTCGCCTTCTTCCCCGGCGGATCGACCACCCCACAGGTCGGCTTTTCCTACGCGCCAAGCGCCTTGCTCTACGGGGCCGAAGTGGACGCGCTGAAATATTTCGACCTCGACTCGATCGGCGGCAATTTCTTCGCGCGCCGGCGCATCCTGCTTTCGGCCAACTATACCTATAGCAAGTCGGAATTGCGGGTCGGCAACGAGCTGGTGCCGAGCCCGCTGCAGGGCGCGGTGGCGACCTATGTTCGCGCCAACAATTTGTTCGTGGACGGCGATCCGCTGGTCGGCCAGTCGGACCATCTGTTCAACTTCCAGCTGGGCCTGGAGGATCGCGACTCGCTCTCTCAGCTGACCTTCCTGGTGAACTATGCCAGCGAGCGGGTAACCAACCGCGGTCCGGTGCCGCCATCGGGCGACGGCATCGTCGAGCCGAACTTCGTCGAGCATCCCGGCTGGCGCTTCGATCTCGTCGCGCGGCAGGGCATCAAGCTCTTCGGTGTTGATCTCGAGCTCAAGCTGGAGGGACGCAACCTCACCGGCCGCCGCTACGAGGAATTCCAGATCTTCCCGAACGGCGTGCGCCGCGACACCAACACCTATGATCTCGGCCGGACCTTCACGGCAGGGCTGAGCGCGACCTTCTGA